In the genome of Desulfovibrio legallii, the window AAGGTGAAAGCGTATGGACATTCAACTTGCGATTATTATTCTTTGCGTTCTGGCGGCTCTGTTCTTTATCGTCCGGCGCATGCGCCGCGCTGTGCGCAGCGGCCAGTGCGGCTGCGGCTGCGATGGCTGCAGCCCCAAGGACAATGCCTGCAGCTGCGGCGGGCAGGCCGAAATCAAGCCCCTACACGCTGAAGATGCGGCCCCCAAAACCAAAACCCCTTAGAGCAGATTATCTTTG includes:
- a CDS encoding FeoB-associated Cys-rich membrane protein, with translation MDIQLAIIILCVLAALFFIVRRMRRAVRSGQCGCGCDGCSPKDNACSCGGQAEIKPLHAEDAAPKTKTP